AAACTTACTAAAACCCAACTTCACTTTCACATGACTGTACTGTAGattttttcaaactttaatttttttatttaacttttagtTAACCAGgaaaaaaccccattgagatcgaaatctcttttgcaacggggacctgacataaaacacaatgtTACACAAGACAGTAGACAAACGAGTTACAGACatcaaatggagaaagagacagcaatGTAACAGCAATTACAAGTACTACAGAGGTTAAAAATTGAGCATATTTCAGTAACAGAGCCATGAATTACATGTTTGAAGTCAGCAATATTATCTTCTCTTCAGCAAGTTTGAGGGGTATTAGTACGATACAGGATCTCATGCAGATACCCCAGAGGCATTTTACATCATAACAACCCCATCAGCTATTAATTTATATGTAGCTAGGCAGCCATCTCACTTGCTAGCAATGACAGTACAGTTGCtctgtacagtactgtagctCAGTACGGTAGCTTGCTGCGCAGTGCGAAGCAGTAACAAGCTCATAGTAAATAGCTACCAAGCcagaaaaatgctgtttttagcttgctagctaggttATAGACAGCTGGCTAATGAGTAAGCACAAGTAAATGTAACATCATATATGTTCTGTAAATCTTTTTTCTAGAAGGTGAAAGATAGCAGTGTGTTAGGTTATCTAGCCAGGTAGCTGCAGGCACAAAGGCTGCAATGTTGGATAACTCCTCTGCTACACAATCATTGTACAGTTTCTCAGACGTTATCTGTTTTTTGTCTAGAAACcgtaactaatgttacctgtcTTTACAAGCTACACTGATTCCTCTTTAATTGCAGGTCAAATTTGCTATTATATGACACTCAACAACACATTAATGAGACAATCCTACACCAACCACCGCAACCCATAATCACACACTACAGAATATAAGAAATGCAATATAGAAGACTGTAgtttaattttcagaaatgtattaaatgcagtaaaatgtttaacTAATTCTTAATTGTTAAATGCTCTGTGGATTACATGTTGCAATAATGACTTAAAATAACCCTTTAAATCAAACCTAAAGACATAACTTGATTGAATAGTGGCCTCAGGCTAAACCAATCATTACCGTTTCCTCACTGAATTTTGCAGGCTTCTTTAATTCTTTGTTGGTGTACTCCTGCTGCCACTCCCCCTACTACTGCTCCCACAACACCTGCTACACCTGCTCCTAATTCTGCCCCAATCCCTGCTCCTATTGGGCCTGCCACTGCAGCTCCTATTGTAGCTCCTACTATTCCACCAACAGTGACACCTgctaaaattataaaaaaatcaagaaagtCATTGTTCCTTTCTGCCTGACTTCTGAGTTTTATCAAAACAGTTTTCCATTCCGTACTATTCTCAAATCCGTTTTCCCCCGCCCACTTGACATCAGGTTTCTCTTTGTTTATCTCTGACTTTCTCTTCTCctgaaatttattttgtgctttacTGATGGATTCTTCAGCcgctaaatacattttacttacAAAGAAGCTTCCACCATTTCTCTCCACCATTTTGTCTATCTCCTGTAGCAGTGATGTGACTTGCCTGTGGCTAGTCGGGTACTGAAATGTGTGCGTCGGTAGACGTCCATGCTCATGTGGAGCTTCACTGGTGCGATGTTCTAGAAGACGGGAACGCTCAGTGGAATAACCATAATCAAAGCTGTTATCAAGCACAGGATTCCTGCTATTTTCAATGGCCAGTAACATTACATACTTCAAGGCCTGTTCACCAAACACATCTTTGATCAGCTTCAATATGCCCTCCCTCTCAGCACTTTCCTCTCGAGACCTTTCTACAATGACAAAGGCATGAGGTCCTGGTGAAGTAAGGCAGATGCACGACAGGATGTCCTTTATCATGTCCTTCTCTGCCTTTCTGCGCGTATCAGTGATTCCTGGAGTTTCAACCACACTTACTCTCCTCCCAAACActtctccatttattttttcacatactTCTGTATCTGTATACTGGAATCTCTCTTTCAGGATCATTTTGCTTGCAATTCTGTTACTTGCCGTAGTCTTCCCCATCAGTAATATCCTCAGTTCTGGTTTCTCATACCACTCTGTAAAAAAGGAATATTATCTTAGTGTACCCTCTTCCCTCAGATTTAGATGTGTGCACTCTTCTCTCACATTCCCCTTCTATCACATTGCTTATTATACAGGCTCAATAACAATGGTAGAAAACACCAAgaatagattggtgacctgtccaaggtgtattcctgccccttgcccaatgcatgctggaataggctccagcaccctgcgaccctgaccaggaataagcggggaTAGATATTGGATGGATGAATAGAAAACGCCAAGACTGGGAAGCCACTATGCGActtgtaaaatattaatgttggaGAGCCCCTCGCATTATTTATGACAAAAATAGCTTTGTTAGTTTAGTAGAGAAGGAAAAAACTGATAGATGACTTGGGGAAAAGCAAACTCGAACCCAAAaggaaaccaaacaaaaaaatcaatgtctAACATCTTACATGGagtccagtgtgtcatggcaCTCTCTGTTCAGGCTGAAAGCACTTGCTAGTTATATGAATATCTGCATCTGGCTGGGatcagtttgtgttttgtaaaaatttgtaagtgcattaaaattaacaatattattttgttgtgtagtAATTAAACTGCATTAATCTATTTTCTTGGACTTCTTGAAAAACTTCACTTCATTTTTTACaagataaatgttaaaatgggtTAATGAATAACTCACAGAATTCTAACAGAATTCTAAATGCTGTTGTCATTTCTAttcttattgtatttttaaaaaataaaatgagttattcaaatgtaaaaaaattccATACCTTCTTTTTCCACCCACACGTATTGGCGAATTATGCCCTTGGTTTTAAATAGCTAGTATAGGATTTTTATACGTTTCTTTATTTGCAAATTATCTTAACAGGGTTATATACGTAAAATCCAAACATGAGTTTAAGAGTGAACAGTATCAGCaaagtatatttttgtataGGTTTTTGATCTTCtgacaaaacaaatgttctgGGAATCTGCAAATCTGCATGTGAcagtataaatgtgttttgtgaccTGTAATAagtatacatttaattaatttttgtattttaccaACCCTGCACTTTGTGAACTGTTATTTACAAAATACTCAACCTTTTCTGAGTTcatcctcttctctcctcaagcgctcctcctcctgtttctcttttctcttctcttctgccacctggaacagctctcTGGTGTAGTGTCCTCGCTCACCCACCATTTGATCAATCTTATTCAGGAGTTCAATTACTTGAGTACGATCATCcactttattattaaaaatatgataCCTCCAATTTAGTTTATCAAGAAGATAGCTCATCTCTTCACTTTCCTTTAATAAGGTTTGTAGATCATCAGGGTCTTCCAGTTGATCTCCATTGGTAAAGAGGACCATAGTATGCTTTAAAGCAGCCTCACCAAACACTTCTTCAATCACCCCTGCTGCTTGTTTCTCCTCTGGTGTGAACCTGCCCAATTTTATCACCAGCAAGAATGCATGTGGTCCTGGGGCGCTCATTGGGAAACATTCTGCTACCCTGTCTTTTGCATCCTCCCCAGAAACCTTTGAGTCAGCTATGCCAGGCGTGTCGACCACCATGACTGTCCTACCATCCActtctccctcttctttctGACATTTAGTAGTTACGGCTTTGAAACTAAGACATGctttaaatcttttttctcCGAGGATGGTGTTTCCAGCCGAGCTTTTCCCAGCTCCCGTCTTTCCCACAAGCACGAGCCTCAGGGACGACATGGCTACTGCTGTACAGATAACTCCTAAAAAGAAAGAGtttgtgtcattattttaatttttgtcatCACTGCCACACCTGCTCTTATAGCCACTTCCATTGTCACACCATCCACTCCCACATCCACGTTCACTATCATAGCCACTCCCACCACCACACCCACTCTCATAGCCACGTTCATAGCCACTCCCACTGCCACTAGCATTACCCCTTTATTAAGCATATTGGACTGTGATTTGGGTCTGACTGTCTAGTCTCTTAATTGATGATCTTTGGTAGTACTAAAAGACAACAGGCAGGCAAGTTTTTAGTTTCCTATATCGCTAACTGTGTGATATccttaaatgtgtgttttaacatttttattcacaagaACAGTCGGTTGCTTTACTTTTAGTCATTGCTGAATTAACCAACCTGTGCTCATTAAGAAGAAAACCTTTCCAGAATTTTTTTCGAGTTAAAGTTAaggaaaatgttgattgaaaccAATCTAGTTTCACATTTAGTATGGGTGGGGCTAGTAAAGCCATGATAAACAGTTTGGCGTTAGGTGAGCTGACTGTTTTCAGTCAGCAGTGGAAGACAAACAGAGATTTAACAAggggtatttatttaaagaaaaatgctgTCAAACACCCACATCACCGAAAGATGGCTTTTCATTCCCAGGATCTAGATTTGTGGCACATTGAAATAGCACACATAAATATTACTCTCATTGAATTTCAAATGGTCATATCCAACATCTAATAGCCTGAGTGTTAACTTCTTTTCAGTTATATAAAGATTCCTTTGAACGTGCAATTTGACAAGGGGTGCCCAACCAGGTGAGTTTTCAGTCGGCGGTGGAAGACATTGGATATTAATTTGCTGCTTAGTACAGATATTTGCCTCCTTAAAACAAAGGATATTTCCTCCTGAGTCATGAGAACAAAGAGACTTCGTGAAAACTTCTAAAATCCAAATGAAGGGAGAAGAATCTTGGCAGAATGCAGCAGTTACTAATATTCTGATAGCAAGAAAAGACAATAGCCAGAACTGGAAGGCAATTCGTTTCGCAATATACTGTAGAATCGACAACTACTTCTGTTACATATGTCAGAAATTTTCCTGAATATTGCAACTACCAATAAAAGTTACTGCCAATACAGTCTGAAACCTGCCTTTggccaaacaaagaaaaaaaaaactgagcaaaataaaacctttttgaTAATTTGTATCCTTAgtttaattgattaataatcACTTTGATCTTGTCCATATGCTCTCGTTCTGATATAAACTTTTGTTTGATCTACTTTCAGTCTTAAGGACACTTGAGCATGGGGACTATTCTCAACGACTGAATACGATCGAGTAATTAGAATAACCCCTAAAAAGAAGGTTTATATCATTATTGCAGGATGGATGAGGAGCAATGAGAATCAAAAGCTAGTATTTTCCACACTGATTTGATTTGTATCTGTAATTTGTATATTTACTAGAGGTCTGTATTATGCTAGAAATGAGGATCAAGTCTGCCCATGCCTGATTATAAAACCATCCTGACGAGCTCTAGTCAAGTTTGTAGCCAGAACCTAATAACGCCAGATCACTGAAGCAGCCATATTTGCGCTTTCACACTTTTAAATCACgtttttcttctgtaaaatgCGATCGTAATAAGTTCCTCATTTGTATGTCTGCAGCAAACAGCATAGGAGTGACTTCCCAGTTCTTTCAGTATGTGTTTCCGAAAGGATATTTGTGAAATAGAGGAAgactttatattttaatgttcctGTTGACCAGAACAGGCTTACCACCTAGCTTTAGCTTTTCATCtttccttctgttaaatgtTACACTTTAGTCATGTCCTATCTTTTCTTAATCTGTATTTCAGTTACAATAGTTTTAAAATctaagacatttttaaaaataactttaaaagaaTGTTAAATATGATTTACGTACCTTTACCTCTGTTTTATATGCGTCTGTCTTCTACAGGAactgaacaacaaaaatgaaactgaacacCGTTACTCAGTTCTCCATACTTATACCACTTTTGCTTTAGCCTACCAAAGACTCAATATCATTGCAGAGATACCTGTCGGAATTTTAGTGTCCAGACGTGATGTTCGGGTGAAGTTTAGACTTGTTATTGCATCTGTGCCATCATAAACAAggattgttttccttttttctataGAGAGGAATTCAGGATGGACTCTGATTGTGAAGCATGCAGCATGAGACTTGCTCTTCTTCACTTGTGCCATGCTCAGTAAGTTTCTCATCTTTCAAGTAGGAGGAACTAACTTGTTCTCACagcaaaatggagggaaaagaaTCTTCACAGAAATCGagtaaggaaaataaataaaatgatatttggTAGGACTAAAAGTCAATAGCCAGGCATGCATTTAATTTCTCATGAATTtataacatttgtccttaaccttgACTTACAATACCACTAAATGTTTTACCAATTTTCTTCACACAAATGGTTTGGCGCTTTTAGTTATTGCTGAATTCATTAAGCTCTGCTTGTTAAGTTGGAAACCGGGCCAAAGACCGAGCAATCTGAGCTTGGCTGAGCAGGACTTtaacccaaattttaaaaactgctttacATTTAGTTATGCAGCAAATGCTCACAACCAAagcaacataatttttttttaggtaaaaactacataatttatttacacagaAGTAGTAAATATATAATCATACAATGAAGTTCCATAGTAGGTGCAAGAGGGAGATTTTGCCAgtatttgacaaaaacaccTCACACCAATTGCAGATTATTCTATTAATGCCTGGCCCTTTTCCACAACCTTTGGTTTTCACAAGTAATTGATTTCAAATGTATTAGAATTTaagaaatcaattaaaaatacatttaattctgctttGATCAATAACTTTGCCAATGTTGAACAAAAACACCTCAAACCAATTGCAGATTATTCTATTAATTCCTGGCCTTCTTCCACAACCTTCGGTTTTCACAAGT
This region of Anguilla anguilla isolate fAngAng1 chromosome 5, fAngAng1.pri, whole genome shotgun sequence genomic DNA includes:
- the LOC118226804 gene encoding GTPase IMAP family member 7-like isoform X2, producing the protein MSSLRLVLVGKTGAGKSSAGNTILGEKRFKACLSFKAVTTKCQKEEGEVDGRTVMVVDTPGIADSKVSGEDAKDRVAECFPMSAPGPHAFLLVIKLGRFTPEEKQAAGVIEEVFGEAALKHTMVLFTNGDQLEDPDDLQTLLKESEEMSYLLDKLNWRYHIFNNKVDDRTQVIELLNKIDQMVGERGHYTRELFQVAEEKRKEKQEEERLRREEDELRKG